In Vibrio japonicus, one DNA window encodes the following:
- the ttcA gene encoding tRNA 2-thiocytidine(32) synthetase TtcA has protein sequence MTEQIQERTKAQQYNFNKLQKRIRRNTGQAIQDFNMIEDGDRIMVCLSGGKDSFTMLDILMSLQKSAPISFSIVAVNLDQKQPGFPEHVLPEYLETLGVEYKIVEEDTYSIVLDKVPEGKTTCSLCSRLRRGILYRTAKELGATKIALGHHRDDILETLFLNMFHGGKMKGMPPKLVSDNGEHVVIRPLAYCREKDIIKYSEMREYPIIPCNLCGSQPNLQRQNIKQMLNDWDKRFPGRIETMFRAMQNVVPSHLADFELFDFKSIDKDSGVINGGDIGFDKEEMPKQDIQDEDLVQEFDPSLQLSVTNI, from the coding sequence ATGACAGAGCAAATTCAAGAGCGTACTAAAGCTCAACAATACAACTTTAACAAGCTACAAAAACGCATTCGTCGCAATACAGGCCAAGCTATCCAAGACTTCAATATGATTGAAGATGGCGATCGCATCATGGTGTGTTTATCTGGCGGCAAAGATAGCTTCACGATGCTTGATATTCTGATGAGTTTGCAAAAGAGTGCTCCTATCTCTTTCTCCATTGTTGCGGTAAACCTTGATCAGAAACAGCCAGGATTCCCAGAGCATGTTCTTCCTGAATATCTGGAAACACTCGGTGTTGAATACAAGATCGTAGAAGAAGACACATACTCCATCGTGTTAGATAAGGTTCCAGAAGGCAAAACAACATGTTCTCTATGTTCTCGTTTACGCCGTGGCATTTTGTATCGCACAGCTAAGGAGCTTGGAGCAACAAAAATCGCGCTAGGGCACCACCGTGATGATATTCTGGAAACACTTTTCCTAAATATGTTCCACGGCGGCAAGATGAAAGGCATGCCACCTAAACTCGTTTCAGACAATGGTGAACATGTTGTGATTCGCCCACTGGCATACTGCCGTGAGAAAGACATCATTAAGTACTCAGAAATGCGCGAGTACCCTATTATTCCATGTAACTTATGTGGTTCTCAGCCAAACCTACAGCGTCAGAACATTAAGCAAATGTTGAACGATTGGGACAAGCGATTCCCTGGACGTATCGAGACAATGTTCCGAGCGATGCAAAATGTGGTTCCTAGCCACCTAGCCGACTTTGAATTGTTTGACTTTAAGTCCATTGACAAAGACTCTGGTGTAATTAATGGCGGTGATATCGGCTTCGACAAAGAAGAAATGCCAAAGCAAGATATACAAGATGAAGATTTGGTCCAAGAGTTTGACCCAAGCCTTCAGTTAAGTGTGACCAACATTTAA
- the uspE gene encoding universal stress protein UspE: protein MSIYNKILVVADINKDEQPALARAMQLAAQSRSPSHVTFFLSIYDFSYDMTSMLSVDERDAMRRGVIGQREKWMQKIASEYLVEGVNFEVRVVWHNRPYEAIIAEVFSGEHDILIKGTRKHDVLESVIFTPTDWHLLRKCPCPVLLVKNAKWPENSSIIASVHVGSENETHLGLNDSMVEQLKSLTERLGATPYLVNAYPVTPANITIELPEFDPATYTDAVRGHHLTAMKALRQKHGYDDEQTIVEQGLPEDVIPEVAERVNAAMVIIGTTGRTGLSAVFIGNTAEHVIDKINCDVLALKPQGYISPLDPKTAI, encoded by the coding sequence ATGAGTATCTATAATAAAATCTTAGTTGTTGCTGACATTAATAAAGATGAACAGCCCGCTTTAGCCCGTGCAATGCAGCTTGCCGCCCAAAGTCGCTCACCTAGCCACGTCACATTTTTCCTCTCTATTTATGATTTTTCCTACGACATGACTTCTATGCTCTCGGTTGATGAGCGTGATGCAATGCGTCGTGGAGTGATTGGTCAAAGAGAAAAATGGATGCAGAAAATTGCATCAGAGTATCTGGTAGAGGGTGTGAATTTCGAAGTCCGTGTGGTTTGGCATAACCGTCCATATGAGGCGATTATTGCGGAAGTATTTTCTGGCGAGCATGACATCCTTATTAAGGGCACAAGGAAACATGATGTGCTTGAGTCAGTTATCTTTACACCTACCGACTGGCATCTACTGCGTAAGTGTCCTTGCCCTGTACTTCTTGTAAAGAATGCCAAATGGCCTGAAAACTCAAGTATTATTGCTTCGGTTCATGTCGGCTCTGAAAACGAAACGCATCTTGGTCTAAACGATAGTATGGTGGAACAATTGAAAAGCCTAACCGAGCGTTTAGGTGCAACCCCATACTTGGTCAATGCCTACCCTGTCACTCCAGCCAATATCACTATAGAACTGCCTGAGTTTGACCCCGCTACATATACTGATGCTGTCCGTGGTCATCACTTAACTGCAATGAAAGCGCTACGCCAAAAACATGGTTATGACGACGAGCAAACCATCGTCGAGCAAGGTCTCCCAGAAGATGTGATTCCTGAAGTTGCTGAGCGCGTGAATGCGGCGATGGTTATCATTGGTACGACTGGTAGAACAGGGCTTTCAGCGGTGTTTATTGGTAACACAGCGGAACATGTCATTGATAAGATCAATTGCGACGTTCTGGCATTAAAACCTCAAGGGTATATCAGCCCTCTCGATCCAAAAACGGCTATCTAA
- a CDS encoding FNR family transcription factor has translation MISEKPATKRIQSGGCAIHCQDCSISQLCIPFTLNESELDQLDQIIERKKPIQKGQELFKAGDELKSLYAIRSGTIKSYTITEQGDEQITAFHLAGDLVGFDAITEDTHPSFAQALETAMVCEIPYETLDDLSGRMPKLRQQIMRLMSNEIKGDQEMILLLSKKNAEERLAAFLYNLSTRISQRGFSPREFRLTMTRGDIGNYLGLTVETISRLLGRFQKAEILSVKGKYITIIDHSALMELAGVSSES, from the coding sequence ATGATTTCTGAAAAACCTGCAACAAAGCGTATCCAATCGGGTGGCTGTGCTATCCATTGCCAAGACTGTAGTATCAGTCAGCTTTGTATTCCATTTACTCTTAACGAGTCAGAATTAGATCAACTCGATCAAATTATTGAGCGCAAGAAGCCAATCCAGAAAGGGCAAGAGCTCTTCAAGGCGGGTGATGAGCTTAAATCACTTTATGCCATTCGTTCTGGAACGATAAAAAGTTACACCATCACAGAACAAGGTGATGAGCAGATAACTGCTTTCCACCTCGCTGGAGATTTGGTTGGTTTTGACGCCATTACCGAAGATACTCACCCAAGTTTTGCTCAGGCATTGGAAACCGCTATGGTTTGTGAGATTCCTTATGAAACTCTCGATGACTTATCAGGTAGAATGCCAAAACTTCGCCAGCAGATCATGCGTTTGATGAGTAACGAAATCAAAGGCGATCAAGAGATGATCCTCCTGCTATCGAAAAAGAACGCAGAAGAACGCCTTGCAGCATTTTTGTATAACCTTTCTACTCGTATTTCTCAACGTGGCTTTAGTCCTCGTGAATTCCGATTGACCATGACTCGTGGCGATATTGGTAACTACTTAGGCCTTACTGTTGAAACCATTTCTCGTCTTCTTGGCCGCTTTCAGAAAGCTGAGATCCTGAGTGTCAAAGGTAAATACATTACAATTATTGACCATAGCGCCCTGATGGAATTAGCTGGCGTATCTTCAGAATCTTAG
- a CDS encoding sulfite exporter TauE/SafE family protein: MTPDWIGAFFIGLVGAGHCMGMCGGIASMLTMGQANPSKLTPLFYNLGRLSSYALIGGMVGGAVSSISEVSQLNNVLVWLRITAAVFMILLACYIGRWWHGLLYIEKLGQVIWRGISPAGRSLLPLRRPVYAIPFGFIWGWLPCGLVYSTLTWSAVSGNALNGASVMLAFGLGTLPAMLLVGHSAGSLYKLQNNTMFRHVAATALLLYGLYTGYGAISILSITY; the protein is encoded by the coding sequence ATGACACCAGACTGGATTGGCGCGTTTTTTATTGGCCTTGTGGGTGCAGGCCACTGCATGGGAATGTGCGGTGGTATTGCCTCAATGCTGACCATGGGACAAGCCAATCCATCCAAACTGACTCCTTTATTCTATAACTTAGGTCGTCTATCAAGTTATGCTCTCATAGGTGGTATGGTCGGTGGTGCTGTATCTTCTATTTCAGAAGTAAGCCAGCTTAATAATGTTTTAGTTTGGCTAAGAATTACCGCTGCTGTGTTTATGATTCTGCTAGCCTGTTATATCGGTCGTTGGTGGCATGGGCTGCTTTATATAGAAAAGCTGGGGCAAGTCATCTGGCGAGGTATTTCACCTGCAGGCCGTTCACTCCTACCATTAAGACGCCCTGTTTATGCTATTCCTTTTGGATTCATTTGGGGCTGGTTACCGTGCGGCCTTGTTTATTCAACGCTCACTTGGTCTGCCGTGTCGGGCAATGCGTTAAACGGTGCTTCAGTCATGTTAGCGTTTGGGCTTGGCACCTTACCTGCCATGTTACTCGTAGGCCACTCCGCTGGCTCTTTATATAAGCTCCAAAACAATACGATGTTTCGTCATGTAGCAGCGACCGCTTTATTGCTTTATGGCCTGTATACCGGTTATGGCGCAATTTCCATCTTATCAATAACTTATTAG
- the ccoS gene encoding cbb3-type cytochrome oxidase assembly protein CcoS: MESLYILIPIAIVLVCVAAAIFLWAVKSEQFEDLERQGHNILFDEDEQKEKDKK; the protein is encoded by the coding sequence ATGGAAAGTTTGTATATTCTCATCCCTATTGCGATCGTGCTTGTTTGCGTCGCGGCTGCCATTTTCCTCTGGGCGGTAAAAAGTGAACAATTCGAAGACTTAGAACGACAAGGCCACAACATTTTGTTCGATGAAGACGAGCAAAAAGAGAAAGATAAAAAATGA